Proteins encoded by one window of Culicoides brevitarsis isolate CSIRO-B50_1 chromosome 2, AGI_CSIRO_Cbre_v1, whole genome shotgun sequence:
- the LOC134830742 gene encoding uncharacterized protein LOC134830742: protein MAPNTEQSSVANDIEKNNVESNNQLKDWEAPKAQGLYDPQNEHEACGVGFIVAIDGRRNHKILRDAQTLSERMNHRGACACDNDTGDGAGVLTAIPHDLYYEELSAKNIQLPAWGKYATGIFYLDKNTHMEAEKDFDTLAASLGIRILHWRDVPVNQEAIGRVARKSEPYSRQVFCTVDGDLSEDDLIRKIFVLRKRATHELTKEGRRFYICSLSIKTIVYKGLFTSDQLWAYYTDLLNPKFDTYLALVHTRFSTNTFPSWERAHPLRVLAHNGEINTLRGNVNLMKAREGVMKSEIFGSDLKKLYPVVEPNLSDSGSADCVMEFLTIASERTLPESVMTMVPEAWQNDKTMPQDKRDFYNFAACTMEPWDGPALISFTDGRYIGAILDRNGLRPSRFYVTRDNLLIMASEVGVYDVDPKDVILKSRLKPGRMLLVDTVEKAMIQDVELKSRIARSRPHGEWLKGQIMMEDLRHADLLAKHLPLAGVHGEVIKSHKQGILDPRLSLFGYTTEHIHMLLLPMIKNKKEALGSMGNDAPLACLSRFQPLPYEYFKQLFAQVTNPPIDPFREKVVMSLQCPIGPEGNLLQPSEAQVHRIWLKNPVLSIADTEIIKRTQHRGWKTKVIDITFPVSEGVDGYLETMDTVCRESEEAARAGCQLLVLSDRAAGPDRAPLSALLALGAVHHHLIEARQRMKIGLIVETAECREVHHVCVMLGYGADAICPYLVFEMAAFLRDDGVLDANLTDNSIYQAYATAIDTGISKVMAKMGISTLQSYKSAQIFEAVGLGKDVIDRCFKGTASRLGGVTLRMLAEEGLERHFITYGCNHRDQRILRNIGQYHWRAGGENHLNEPAAIAALQEAAVNENKNAFERFVDITMQSVRACTLRGQLEFVTNQTPIDISEVEPASEIVKRFATGAMSFGSISLEAHSTLAVSMNRMGAKSNTGEGGENADRYLNQDPEFNRRSAIKQIASARFGVTAAYIANADDLQIKMAQGAKPGEGGELPGFKVTKDIAATRHSVPGVGLISPPPHHDIYSIEDLAQLIYDLKCSNPKARISVKLVSEVGVGVVASGVAKGKAEHITISGHDGGTGASSWTGIKNAGGPWELGIAETHQVLTLNNLRSRVVVQADGQLRTGFDVTVAAMLGADEFGFSTAPLIVMGCTMMRKCHLNTCPVGVATQDPVLREKFAGKPEHVINFFFMLAEDIRKNMAKLGIRKFQDLIGRTDLLQVRKDAGVKASTLDLKLLLQNALELRPNTNIVGGSVPQNFELEKRTDMELIKKADGVINGNEKEVTIDTIVHNEMRAFTSTLSYEIAKRYGDSLPDGKKININLTGSAGQSFCAFLVKGITVKLYGDSNDYVGKGLSGGTVIIAPPKESTFESHLNVIVGNVCLYGATSGKAFFRGIAAERFCVRNSGCTAVVEGVGDHGCEYMTGGLVVILGLTGRNFAAGMSGGIAYVYDVDGSFRGKVNAEMVELMPLDQASDQETVKQLLNEMVEHTGSVVAQEILAQWPAICDKFVKVFPYEYQRALKAMEEEKLEAEIKEELKAIENTMPEKNEPKVQDIEEAIQDLAIEKRKAERILDKTRGFIKYKRETTMYRNAAERQKDWNEVYNFQHVRKNLKTQAARCMECGVPFCQSNSHGCPLGNIIPKWNDLVFHGSWKDALHQLLQTNNFPEFTGRVCPAPCEGACVLGISEPPVTIKNIECAIIDHAFEQGWIQPKVIENRSGRRVAIIGSGPSGLAAAAQLNVAGHNVVVFERNDRPGGLLQYGIPTMKLSKDVVKRRIDLMTAEGIEFRCNTQVGKDVKLADLANEYDAVLITTGSTWPRDLNLPNRDLDGIHFAMEFLEKQQKKQLGNKIQPISAEGKDVIIIGGGDTGCDCIATALRQGAKTITTFEILPEPPAKRAKDNPWPQWPKVFRVDYGHEEVRVKFGKDPRQYCTTVKEFIGEDGKIKGVKTVQVEWTQSPTGQWSMKEVAGSEQHFKVDLILLAMGFLGPEKALPNEMNLELDPRGNIKTPNGGYGTSNPKIFAAGDCRRGQSLVVWAISEGRQAARQVDTYLTGRQSTLPREGGVIDIRKP, encoded by the exons ATGGCACCAAATACTGAACAATCAAGTGTTGCTAACGATATTGAGAAGAACAATGTTGAAAGTAACAATCAATTAAAAGATTGGGAAGCCCCGAAAGCACAAGGACTTTACGATCCCCAGAATGAACATGAAGCCTGTGGCGTAGGTTTTATCGTTGCTATCGATGGACGTAGGAATCATaag attCTTCGCGATGCCCAAACATTATCTGAACGTATGAACCATCGTGGCGCTTGTGCCTGTGATAATGACACTGGTGATGGTGCCGGAGTACTTACAGCAATTCCACATGACTTGTATTATGAAGAATT gtcagctaaaaatattcaattgcCTGCATGGGGCAAATATGCAACTGGTATCTTTTATTTGGACAAGAATACACACATGGAGGCGGAAAAGGATTTCGATACGTTGGCAGCGAGCCTCGGGATAAGAATCCTCCATTGGCGCGATGTACCGGTCAATCAAGAGGCTATCGGTCGCGTCGCTCGCAAAAGTGAGCCTTATTCGCGCCAAGTTTTTTGCACCGTTGACGGTGACTTGTCCGAAGACGACTTGATCCGCAAGATTTTCGTGTTGCGTAAACGCGCGACTCACGAATTGACAAAGGAAGGTCGTCGGTTCTACATTTGTTCGTTGTCCATCAAGACTATCGTGTACAAAGGATTGTTCACGTCTGATCAA TTGTGGGCCTACTACACGGACTTGTTGAACCCGAAATTCGATACATATCTCGCCCTGGTACACACACGTTTCAGCACAAACACGTTCCCGTCGTGGGAACGTGCCCATCCGTTGCGTGTGTTGGCGCACAACGGCGAAATCAACACGTTGCGCGGCAATGTCAACTTGATGAAGGCCCGCGAAGGCGTCATGAAAAGTGAGATTTTCGGCAGTGACTTGAAGAAACTCTATCCCGTGGTGGAGCCCAATTTGTCGGATTCCGGATCGGCGGATTGCGTAATGGAGTTCTTGACGATTGCAAGTGAACGTACGTTGCCAGAGTCCGTGATGACGATGGTGCCAGAGGCATGGCAAAACGACAAGACCATGCCGCAAGACAAGCGTGACTTTTACAACTTTGCTGCATGTACGATGGAGCCCTGGGATGGTCCAGCATTGATTTCCTTCACGGATGGACGTTACATTG gagCAATTTTGGATCGTAACGGCTTGCGTCCATCTCGTTTCTACGTGACACGCGACAATTTGCTCATTATGGCATCCGAGGTAGGCGTTTACGACGTCGATCCCAAGGACGTTATTTTGAAG AGTCGCTTGAAGCCCGGCCGCATGTTGCTGGTTGACACCGTCGAGAAAGCGATGATCCAAGATGTCGAACTCAAGTCACGCATTGCTCGTTCTCGTCCTCATGGCGAATGGCTCAAAGGACag atCATGATGGAAGACTTGCGTCACGCGGATTTGCTTGCGAAGCATTTGCCGTTGGCTGGTGTCCACGGCGAGGTGATCAAGAGTCACAAACAAGGTATTTTGGATCCCAGACTTTCGTTGTTCGGTTACACAACGGAACACATTCACATGCTTTTACTTCCCATGATTAAGAACAAGAAGGAGGCATTGGGCTCCATGGGCAACGATGCACCACTTGCTTGCTTGTCGCGTTTCCAACCGTTACCTTATGAGTATTTCAAGCAACTCTTTGCTCAAGTCACGAATCCGCCAATTGATCCATTccg tGAAAAGGTCGTCATGTCCTTGCAATGCCCAATTGGTCCGGAAGGAAATTTGTTGCAACCGTCTGAAGCTCAAGTGCATCGAATCTGGTTGAAAAACCCCGTTCTCAGTATCGCCGACACCGAAATCATTAAACGCACGCAACACCGTGGCTGGAAGACAAAAGTCATCGATATCACATTCCCCGTTTCCGAGGGCGTCGACGGCTACTTAGAGACCATGGATACCGTTTGCCGCGAATCCGAGGAAGCTGCTCGTGCTGGTTGCCAGCTCCTCGTTTTATCCGATCGTGCAGCGGGACCCGATCGTGCTCCCTTGTCTGCCTTGCTGGCTCTCGGCGCAGTCCACCATCATCTCATCGAAGCACGTCAACGCATGAAAATCGGTCTCATTGTCGAGACTGCCGAATGCCGTGAGGTCCATCATGTTTGTGTGATGCTCGGTTACGGTGCTGATGCCATTTGCCCCTACTTGGTCTTCGAGATGGCGGCGTTCCTGCGTGACGATGGCGTCCTCGATGCCAATCTCACGGACAACTCCATCTACCAGGCGTACGCGACCGCAATTGACACGGGCATCTCCAAAGTCATGGCCAAAATGGGAATCAGCACCTTGCAATCGTACAAAAGTGCACAAATTTTCGAGGCAGTCGGCTTGGGCAAGGATGTCATTGATCGCTGTTTCAAGGGAACCGCAAGTCGTCTTGGTGGCGTTACGTTGCGCATGCTAGCCGAAGAGGGATTGGAACGGCATTTCATCACGTATGGCTGCAATCATCGCGATCAACGCATTTTACGCAACATCGGACAATATCACTGGCGTGCCGGCGGCGAAAATCACTTGAACGAACCGGCAGCCATTGCGGCGTTGCAGGAAGCTGCTGTGAACGAGAACAAAAATGCGTTTGAACGATTTGTCGATATCACGATGCAAAGCGTTCGGGCATGTACGTTGCGTGGTCAACTGGAATTTGTGACAAATCAAACGCCCATCGACATTTCCGAAGTCGAACCAGCGAGCGAAATTGTCAAACGTTTCGCTACCGGTGCCATGAGTTTCGGCAGTATCTCTTTGGAGGCACATTCCACGCTTGCCGTCAGTATGAATCGCATGGGTGCCAAAAGCAACACTGGCGAAGGTGGTGAAAATGCCGATCGCTACTTGAATCAAGACCCCGAATTCAATCGTCGTTCAGCCATTAAACAAATCGCATCAGCCCGTTTCGGTGTAACGGCTGCCTACATCGCCAATGCCGACGATTTGCAAATTAAAATGGCGCAAGGTGCCAAACCCGGTGAAGGTGGCGAGTTGCCAGGCTTCAAAGTGACAAAAGACATTGCGGCAACGCGTCATTCGGTGCCCGGTGTAGGTCTTATCTCACCGCCTCCCCATCACGACATCTACAGTATTGAGGATTTGGCTCAATTGATTTACGATTTGAAGTGTTCGAACCCGAAAGCACGCATCAGTGTCAAACTCGTGTCGGAAGTTGGTGTTGGCGTTGTGGCATCTGGCGTTGCAAAGGGCAAAGCTGAGCATATTACGATTTCCGGACATGATGGCGGTACTGGAGCAAGTTCCTGGACTGGAATCAAAAATGCTGGAGGTCCATGGGAATTGGGAATTGCTGAAACTCATCAAGTACTTACTTTGAACAACTTGCGATCACGTGTTGTCGTTCAAGCTGACGGACAATTGAGAACTGGCTTCGATGTTACGGTTGCCGCCATGTTGGGTGCCGATGAATTTGGCTTCAGTACTGCACCGTTGATCGTTATGGGTTGCACCATGATGAGAAAGTGTCACTTGAACACATGTCCCGTTGGCGTTGCCACACAAGATCCCGTTTTGCGTGAGAAATTCGCGGGAAAACCCGAACATGTCATCAATTTCTTCTTCATGTTGGCGGAagat atccgTAAAAACATGGCAAAACTCGGAATTCGTAAATTCCAAGACTTGATTGGTCGCACAGACTTGTTGCAAGTTAGAAAGGATGCCGGCGTAAAAGCAAGCACACTTGACTTGAAATTGCTTTTGCAAAATGCTTTGGAATTGCGTCCCAATACTAATATTGTCGGTGGCTCCGTTCCTCAGAACTTTGAATTGGAAAAACGCACGGACATGGAATTGATTAAGAAAGCTGATGGCGTTATCAATGGAAATGAGAAGGAAGTCACTATTGATACCATTGTTCATAATGAAATGAGAGCATTTACCTCAACTTTGAGTTATGAAATTGCCAA gagaTACGGCGACTCCTTACCTgatggcaaaaaaatcaacatcaaCTTGACCGGATCCGCAGGTCAAAGTTTCTGCGCCTTCCTCGTCAAGGGAATCACCGTCAAACTGTATGGCGACTCTAACGATTACGTCGGCAAAGGCTTATCTGGCGGCACTGTCATCATCGCTCCGCCCAAAGAGAGCACCTTCGAGTCTCACTTGAACGTCATCGTCGGCAACGTTTGTCTCTATGGCGCCACCAGTGGCAAGGCATTCTTCCGCGGTATCGCTGCCGAACGTTTCTGCGTCCGCAACTCCGGATGCACGGCAGTCGTTGAAGGCGTCGGAGATCACGGATGCGAATACATGACAGGCGGTTTGGTTGTCATTCTCGGTTTGACCGGAAGAAATTTCGCTGCCGGCATGTCAGGCGGTATCGCTTACGTTTATGACGTCGACGGATCGTTCCGCGGTAAGGTCAATGCTGAAATGGTCGAATTGATGCCATTGGATCAAGCAAGTGACCAAGAAACGGTGAAGCAGTTGTTGAACGAGATGGTTGAACATACGGGCTCGGTTGTGGCGCAAGAAATTTTGGCTCAATGGCCTGCAATTTGCGACAAGTTTGTCAAGGTGTTCCCCTATGAATATCAACGCGCCTTGAAGGCaatggaagaagaaaaattggaaGCTGAAATTAAGGAAGAATTGAAGGCAATTGAAAATACCATGCCGGAGAAGAACGAACCAAAAGTGCAGGATATCGAAGAAGCAATTCAAGATCTTGCGATTGAGAAGAGAAAAGCGGAACGCATTTTGGACAAAACACGCGGTTTCATCAAATACAAGCGCGAAACCACAATGTATCGCAATGCTGCTGAGCGTCAAAAGGACTGGAACGAGGTTTACAACTTCCAGCATGtgcgtaaaaatttgaaaacgcAAGCAGCTCGTTGCATGGAATGCGGTGTCCCCTTCTGTCAATCCAACTCGCATGGATGTCCTCTTGGCAACATCATTCCCAAGTGGAACGACTTGGTCTTCCACGGTTCCTGGAAAGACGCTTTGCATCAATTGctccaaacaaacaatttccCCGAATTCACGGGACGTGTTTGCCCTGCCCCGTGTGAAGGCGCTTGCGTTTTGGGCATTTCCGAGCCTCCAGTCACCATCAAGAACATCGAATGTGCAATTATTGATCATGCCTTCGAGCAAGGATGGATCCAACCGAAAGTCATTGAGAACCGCAGTGGACGTCGTGTTGCCATTATCGGCTCCGGACCCTCCGGATTAGCTGCTGCAGCCCAATTGAACGTCGCCGGTCACAATGTTGTCGTGTTCGAACGCAACGATCGCCCTGGCGGCCTCTTGCAATATGGCATTCCAACGATGAAGCTCTCGAAGGACGTCGTAAAACGTCGTATTGACCTCATGACAGCCGAAGGAATTGAATTCCGGTGCAACACGCAAGTCGGCAAAGATGTCAAGTTGGCTGACTTGGCGAACGAATATGATGCCGTCTTGATTACCACTGGATCAACTTGGCCACGTGACTTGAATTTACCGAATCGCGATTTGGATGGCATTCATTTTGCCATGGAGTTCCTTGAGAAGCAGCAGAAGAAGCAGTTGGGCAATAAAATCCAACCGATTTCGGCAGAGGGTAAAGATGTGATTATCATTGGTGGTGGTGACACCGGATGCGATTGTATTGCAACGGCATTGAGACAAGGCGCCAAAACCATCACCACATTCGAAATTTTGCCGGAACCACCAGCGAAACGCGCAAAGGACAACCCATGGCCACAATGGCCCAAAGTTTTCCGTGTCGATTACGGGCACGAGGAAGTTCGTGTCAAATTTGGCAAGGATCCGCGTCAGTATTGCACAACGGTGAAAGAGTTCATTGGGGAAGATGGCAAAATTAAGGGCGTCAAAACGGTGCAAGTTGAATGGACTCAAAGCCCAACGGGACAGTGGTCAATGAAGGAAGTTGCTGGAAGCGAACAACACTTTAAAGTTGACTTGATTTTGCTTGCCATGGGATTCTTGGGACCTGAAAAGGCATTACCCAATGAAATGA atCTGGAATTGGATCCCCGTGGCAACATCAAGACACCCAATGGCGGCTACGGCACAAGCAATCCCAAGATTTTCGCCGCTGGTGACTGCCGTCGTGGACAATCACTCGTTGTATGGGCAATCAGTGAGGGTCGCCAGGCAGCTCGTCAAGTTGACACTTACCTCACCGGACGTCAGAGCACATTGCCGCGCGAAGGTGGTGTCATCGATATCAGAAAACCTTAA
- the LOC134830744 gene encoding uncharacterized protein LOC134830744: MQSSEAMAAPEHQPGSSKSVFGVSSVESFGTIPENGLTFEKSESCDIEKRQGFPFQVSYDSIEIKKDPRERQNCQFFTEPAVEHEHLITVNEYGEPYVLPYVIVDNQNDSNDEETPENFVNCENVMQYFEIIDSSYENLNERRAGEAPSEPIFALVSVDSHENHQETLQDTQIPPSATSLNISRAPILCPISTCNKLEFKSLIVKHIQTDHPRVLLKIISSGAEKSHLWDTRIDKKNIRKCHVVYLLRDRIRDLGSTEFRNYLPILVMTTKFKASSIFGENEIKSREQSHFMIWLTGLAIEELPVHYTLTLCSNKLPNSSRKIVFSNEIYSWRQDQSTRALYESGNALILTHQQFMQLSHDGTELIRVKICIN; this comes from the coding sequence ATGCAGTCAAGTGAAGCGATGGCAGCACCGGAACACCAACCGGGATCCTCAAAATCTGTCTTTGGCGTGTCTTCGGTCGAGTCTTTTGGTACAATACCGGAAAACGGACTGACTTTCGAGAAATCTGAGTCATGTGATATCGAAAAGAGACAAGGTTTTCCGTTCCAAGTATCTTATGACTCAATTGAGATCAAGAAAGATCCAAGAGAACgtcaaaattgtcaatttttcacagAACCTGCCGTTGAACATGAACATTTAATCACAGTTAACGAATATGGGGAGCCTTATGTGTTGCCGTACGTCATTGTAGACAACCAAAATGATTCAAATGACGAAGAAACACCGGAGAATTTCGTCAATTGCGAGAACGTAATGCAATATTTCGAAATAATCGACAGTtcttacgaaaatttaaatgaaagacGTGCTGGAGAGGCACCATCTGAGCCAATTTTTGCTTTAGTGTCGGTTGATTCCCACGAAAATCATCAAGAAACTCTTCAGGACACCCAAATTCCTCCTTCTGCAACTTCCCTCAACATCTCACGAGCTCCCATTCTTTGTCCCATCAGCACATGCAACAAACTCGAATTCAAAAGTCTCATCGTCAAGCACATCCAGACCGATCATCCGCGTGTTttgctcaaaattatttcatctgGCGccgaaaaatctcatttatGGGACACTCGAATCGATAAAAAGAACATCCGAAAgtgtcacgtggtttatttgtTGCGGGATCGAATCCGTGATCTCGGAAGTACTGAATTTCGGAACTATTTACCCATTTTAGTGATGACAACGAAATTCAAGGCTTCTTCAATATTCggtgaaaatgaaataaaatcccGGGAACAAAGTCATTTTATGATTTGGCTTACAGGACTGGCGATTGAAGAGCTTCCCGTTCATTACACGTTAACTCTTTGTTCTAACAAACTCCCGAATTCCTCacgaaaaatcgttttttcgaACGAAATTTACTCGTGGAGGCAGGATCAGTCAACGAGAGCCTTGTACGAGAGCGGGAATGCCCTAATTTTGACACATCAGCAATTCATGCAGCTAAGTCATGATGGAACGGAATTGATTCgtgttaaaatttgcattaattga